Proteins from a genomic interval of Lysobacter arenosi:
- a CDS encoding DUF4350 domain-containing protein: protein MSRHNARVAIVVVVVLGLLALAVTWWLRNYERVEETVPLPRTGEARSNPLYVLKLALIADGVKAQARPNLQRSKYPLGDRDTVLLYRDPRTLSREEGRALLEWVARGGHLLVRTPPPGPFAAGTVVPVLTQLDVVPATTPSKCIGWDVRGENPHVEFCRSRRAELLGTAGELALGWADSSGNVYMRLVHGRGYVDVLSDFDFLGNDSLKDGPHIALTRQLLAPNYRAGTVHLIYAADMPSFWWTLVLDSWMAWLPLLLALLAWLWLRAQRFGPQLPAPASERRSLLEHVVASGEHVYRYGYAHLLHEAVRNAFLARLRRRDPQAAALGGEAQVVMLSERFSVPAAEIRDALSTPTARDHAAFRSRIATLVRLRNLL from the coding sequence ATGAGCCGCCACAACGCGCGGGTCGCCATCGTCGTCGTCGTGGTGCTGGGCCTGCTCGCACTCGCGGTGACCTGGTGGTTGCGCAACTACGAGCGTGTCGAAGAAACGGTGCCGCTGCCGCGCACCGGCGAAGCCCGCAGCAATCCGCTGTACGTGCTGAAGCTTGCGTTGATCGCAGACGGGGTGAAGGCGCAGGCCAGGCCGAACCTGCAGCGCAGCAAGTACCCTCTTGGCGATCGCGACACCGTCTTGCTTTACCGCGACCCGCGAACACTGAGTCGTGAGGAAGGCCGCGCGCTGCTCGAATGGGTGGCACGCGGCGGGCACCTGCTGGTGCGCACGCCACCGCCCGGTCCGTTCGCTGCCGGCACCGTCGTGCCCGTGTTGACCCAGCTCGATGTCGTCCCGGCGACCACGCCGAGCAAGTGCATCGGTTGGGACGTGCGCGGCGAAAACCCGCACGTGGAATTCTGCCGAAGCCGACGCGCGGAGTTGCTGGGCACCGCCGGCGAGCTCGCCCTGGGCTGGGCCGACAGCAGCGGCAATGTCTACATGCGGCTCGTGCATGGTCGCGGCTACGTCGATGTCCTCTCCGACTTCGACTTCCTCGGCAACGATTCGCTCAAGGACGGCCCGCATATCGCGCTGACGCGCCAGCTGCTGGCACCGAACTATCGCGCCGGCACCGTGCACCTGATCTACGCCGCCGACATGCCGTCTTTCTGGTGGACGCTGGTGCTCGACAGCTGGATGGCCTGGCTGCCGCTGCTGCTGGCACTGCTTGCGTGGCTGTGGCTGCGCGCGCAGCGTTTCGGTCCGCAGTTGCCGGCGCCGGCCAGCGAACGCCGCTCGCTGCTCGAGCACGTCGTCGCCAGCGGCGAGCATGTCTACCGCTATGGCTACGCCCACCTGCTGCACGAGGCCGTGCGCAACGCCTTCCTTGCGCGCTTGCGTCGCCGCGACCCGCAGGCCGCCGCGCTCGGCGGCGAAGCGCAGGTGGTGATGCTCTCGGAACGCTTCAGCGTCCCGGCTGCCGAGATCCGCGACGCCCTGTCCACGCCCACCGCACGCGACCACGCCGCGTTCCGCAGCCGCATCGCCACCCTGGTGCGCCTGAGGAACCTGCTGTGA